A single region of the Acidimicrobiales bacterium genome encodes:
- a CDS encoding rRNA adenine N-6-methyltransferase family protein → MAAAPRWWGWHELDPRWAERLVADAGVGPGAVVVDVGAGTGAITAPLVAAGARVVAVEVHPGRARHLRQRFGDAVVVVAADAADLRLPRRPFHVVANPPFAVTTALLRRLLQPGSRLVGAVVVLPAPAARRWAGPGAPGAGRWARDYEVALGPAVPRSAFRPPPPAGARVLTIRRRR, encoded by the coding sequence GTGGCCGCCGCACCGAGGTGGTGGGGGTGGCACGAGCTCGACCCGCGGTGGGCCGAGCGCCTCGTCGCTGACGCCGGGGTCGGCCCCGGCGCGGTCGTCGTCGACGTGGGCGCGGGCACCGGCGCCATCACCGCGCCGCTCGTCGCCGCCGGCGCCCGGGTGGTGGCCGTCGAGGTCCACCCCGGACGGGCCCGGCACCTGAGGCAGCGCTTCGGCGACGCCGTCGTCGTTGTGGCGGCCGACGCCGCCGACCTGCGCCTCCCCCGCCGGCCCTTCCACGTCGTCGCCAACCCGCCGTTCGCCGTGACGACGGCCCTGCTCCGCCGCCTCCTCCAGCCCGGCTCCCGCCTGGTCGGCGCGGTCGTCGTCCTCCCCGCCCCGGCCGCCCGCCGGTGGGCCGGGCCCGGCGCGCCGGGCGCCGGCCGGTGGGCCCGCGACTACGAGGTGGCGCTCGGCCCGGCCGTGCCCCGCTCGGCCTTCCGGCCGCCCCCGCCGGCCGGCGCCCGGGTGCTCACGATCCGCCGCCGGCGGTGA